In the Sarcophilus harrisii chromosome 3, mSarHar1.11, whole genome shotgun sequence genome, one interval contains:
- the MAB21L1 gene encoding putative nucleotidyltransferase MAB21L1 has protein sequence MIAAQAKLVYHLNKYYNEKCQARKAAIAKTIREVCKVVSDVLKEVEVQEPRFISSLNEMDNRYEGLEVISPTEFEVVLYLNQMGVFNFVDDGSLPGCAVLKLSDGRKRSMSLWVEFITASGYLSARKIRSRFQTLVAQAVDKCSYRDVVKMVADTSEVKLRIRDRYVVQITPAFKCTGIWPRSAAHWPLPHIPWPGPNRVAEVKAEGFNLLSKECHSLAGKQSSAESDAWVLQFAEAENRLQMGGCRKKCLSILKTLRDRHLELPGQPLNNYHMKTLVSYECEKHPRESDWDESCLGDRLNGILLQLISCLQCRRCPHYFLPNLDLFQGKPHSALENAAKQTWRLAREILTNPKSLEKL, from the coding sequence ATGATCGCGGCCCAGGCCAAGTTGGTTTATCATCTGAATAAATACTACAATGAAAAATGCCAAGCCAGGAAAGCTGCCATCGCCAAAACTATCCGAGAAGTCTGCAAAGTAGTTTCCGATGTACTGAAGGAAGTGGAAGTGCAGGAGCCCCGTTTCATCAGTTCTCTCAATGAAATGGACAACCGTTATGAGGGTCTGGAGGTCATTTCACCCACAGAATTTGAAGTGGTGCTTTATCTTAATCAAATGGGGGTCTTCAACTTTGTGGATGATGGTTCCCTGCCGGGATGTGCCGTGCTAAAGTTAAGCGATGGGCGTAAAAGGAGCATGTCTCTATGGGTGGAGTTCATAACAGCCTCCGGTTACCTCTCTGCTCGGAAAATCAGGTCCAGATTCCAGACCCTGGTGGCTCAAGCAGTGGATAAATGTAGTTATAGGGATGTGGTAAAGATGGTGGCAGACACCAGCGAAGTGAAACTGAGAATAAGAGATAGATACGTGGTGCAGATTACCCCGGCTTTTAAGTGCACGGGGATCTGGCCAAGAAGTGCTGCCCACTGGCCACTTCCCCATATCCCCTGGCCGGGACCCAATAGGGTAGCAGAGGTCAAAGCTGAAGGGTTCAACCTCTTATCCAAGGAGTGCCACTCTCTAGCAGGCAAACAGAGTTCGGCGGAAAGCGATGCCTGGGTCCTGCAGTTCGCAGAAGCAGAGAACAGACTACAAATGGGAGGCTGCAGAAAGAAATGCCTCTCCATTCTCAAAACCTTACGTGACCGACACCTGGAATTGCCAGGCCAGCCCCTGAACAATTACCATATGAAGACTCTGGTTTCATACGAGTGTGAAAAGCACCCCCGGGAATCGGATTGGGACGAATCTTGCCTGGGCGATCGCCTCAACGGAATTTTACTGCAACTTATATCCTGCTTACAGTGCAGGCGGTGTCCTCACTACTTCTTACCAAACTTAGACCTCTTTCAGGGCAAACCTCATTCAGCTCTGGAAAATGCTGCCAAACAAACGTGGCGACTGGCTAGAGAGATACTTACTAATCCTAAAAGTTTGGAAAAACTTTAG